The following is a genomic window from Heptranchias perlo isolate sHepPer1 chromosome 6, sHepPer1.hap1, whole genome shotgun sequence.
gagagcctccgctgcctgggatcgtcaaccCCCTGATACCtgcatccttcctgatggacgcagcaaacagctcgatacaacatacgaacaagaccatggagagaggacagccctgcctgactccagatctgattggaaagctctctgactcccacccgttgattaggactgcgctacggatgtccgcgtagagcagtcggatccaatcgcggattccctcccaaAAACTCATTTTGAATAGAATGTCCATCACGTACgtatgggatattctgtcaaaggccttcttctggtccaggctgatgaagcaggcgttcacccccctgtcctgcacgtaggcgatcgtatccctgagcagtgcaaggctatcagagatcttcctgccgggtacagtgcaggtctgatccgggtggatcacctgctccagagcagacttgagcctgttggcaaTGGCCTTAggcagaatcttgtagtcgacatttagcaaggaaatgggtcaccaatttttgatttcttccctctcccccttccgcttgtagatgagggtgatggtgCCTTTCCTCacggactctgacatgctgcctgccagaagcatacaccctacacttccagtaggtctgggcctatccagtcccaccaagccgagtacaactcgactgataagccgtcgcttccgggaattctactcttctcgaaggactggacggcctttgtcagcttgtCAAAGGTCGGTGGCCGATCCACGCTCTCCTGCTCGCTGTCCTCTACGACttccgtgatagaggacaggaaggcctGGGAGACCGTGCTGTCTGTTGGTCTTCGCGTCATACAGTCCAGCATAAAAAGATTTGCTGATCCTCGGTATGTCAGCCTGAGAGGACATCAGCGaaccgtcttcctccttcaggctgctaatcagaggtctctctgtgtagcttctggaagaagaagcgcaaACACTTCTCACTCTGCTCCATGGAGCAGATTCTGGAccagaagatgatctttgaggcctcagaGGCAAAGAGTTTGGTTTGCTGGACCTTCACCTCTCTGACTTCCTCCCCGAAATCaacccccatcgactgcagctggagcagatcctgcatgcttttctggagctgtgacacttccctctgtctctctctcaccttctgaatacctttgaggatgaagaacctcttgatgttggccttgatcatttcccaccagtgcaccgtggagtcAAAGAGGGGTTTCACTgtcctccaacctgtgtaatccctctttagttcctcgatgatctccggggtcaacagtctcacgttcagcttccatatccccctgcctGCTCTCTGGTCCTCCTGCAATTGACAGTCAGCctgtaggaggcagtggtcagagaagaacactggCTGGACatcggtggatctgaccttgagcgttgggGACACAAAAAGGACATCTATCCTTGAACGGACGGACCTGCCctgcctggaccaggtgtatctctGCGGCGCTCCATCTGTAGGGTTGCTGAAGATGTCGTGAAGCTTTGCATCTTTCACCGCCtctatcaggagtttggacgtggtatCCAGTATTCCGCCACCCCTGCTGGATCATCCAGCCACAtcaatgatgcagttgaagtctccaGCAAGAACGATTGGcctggaggtcaccagcagctttgggagatgctggaagacctccaTCCTCTCGCTCCAGAGGATCGGGGCGTACACATTGATCAGTCGGAGCAGGGCATTCTTGTGCAGAACATCTGCTACGAGCAGGTGGCCCCCCATCACctccttaacctcggtgatggtgaattgacCTCCTCACAGCAGAAGCCCCAGGCCCGAGCAACGACTGttgttgcctcccgaccagatcgactGCCCATGGGACAGCATGTGTGACCACAGCCGGTAGTTGGTGAGGTACAGGATGCtgcactcctgcaagaacagcaggtccctcttgaccctggacaAGTAGTCCAGGGTAGCGGCAGATCGCATAGTCGATTCGATGCTATGCACGTTTATGGATCTaatttttaaatccattttaaaatacaaagGAAAACATTAACATTCAGGTCTTACTATTGCATCAGTCCGGGTCTATGTTACCGTCCATTTGGGACCCTGAGTCCAGATTTTGCATTTGTATGGTGGGCAGGAACTTCTGGACGGtccttgggctgaggaaggaggcTTACCCTCTGTTGGGGGAGCGTCCTCGCTTGGGCGGTCTTGTGGGGTGGCGTGTCCGTGAGAGCCACAACCAAGTCTGGCTCCTCGTCTGCGGCCGGAGGTTCGCTCTCCACATCCATCATGCTGCTTTCGGTtacccagagttgggggacctcgctctccgtgtCGCTACTCCCGGTTGCCCGGACCTGTGGAACCTCACTCTCTGCTTCGCTGCTCCCGACGTCCCAGAGTTGGGATGCACTGGGTGTGTCGCTGCTCCCGGTGCCCTGGAGCTGGGTGTTGTTGCTCCCAGGTTCCTGGAGTTGGAACGCTTTGTCGATGTCGCTGGTCATCGTCGTGTTTTGCCCCTTTCTTTGATGAAAGTGGGGTTTCCCCTCTTTTCCTTGGCCGTCGTCCgaggagtggtcactgttgtctGTTGGGGACTCCTTCCTGCAGTCCCTGCAGATCGCTGCCTTGCAGGAGGCCACTTCATGCCCGGGTTTGCCGCAGGATCTGcacactctgggctgccccaAGTGCACCACATACCTCGACTCGTCCCAATCACGAAGCTTGATGGTAGGTGGATGATGTTTCCATCGGCATCCACCCTCAGCTTCGCCTGGATGttcctcttgctggtccagaccCTGTGCATATCTGTGACATCGATGCTCCACTCCGCTCCGTCCACGTATCGCTTGAGGAACATCAGCACATCCACGATGGGCACATGCAGGTTGAACATGTGGACCATTAGTGTCCATTCCTTCTCCTGCAGGAGCGCAAAGAGCGGTTCCGCATTGAGAAGCAACAATGTCgcttccttccccttccccatGAAAGCCTGGAACATCTTCAGGCACTCTTCGACATTCTTGAAGGTCACGTCGAAATAGCTGCTCCTCGGGGAGTCCtgcaggcagaagatgtccgcTGGCATGAATCCACAAGTTCTCAACAGAACCTTCTTCACGAAGTCGTCCTGTTGCCATGGTGTGGGTCCTTCACACATCTTTGCGGTCAGCCTGACGGTGTTGCGCACCCCGTGCCCAGGTGCTCTGGAACCTCTGGTTGCCATGTCTGCTGCAAAAAAGAAACCATTTTCACCATACTGGAAAAAGGGGTTAGACCGGTCCCTGGCCAGCATTGAGATCCACCTCTACGTCAGTAAAGCTACAACCAGATTATGGCTGTTCTACTCATCCTGGAAGATctgccttcgggatcacagattctcccctgccaagTCTTTAGTAAAAGGCAAAAGATTTAGACGATCTGAAAAGAAACCAGAGTGTACTGTCCCTCTGTACGTTAACTGTCCCTATGTATATTAACTACTCcttttatatatttcaaaataaactttattcataaaatttataaaggtacatacaatgcaatttCAAGTCACGCTTCAAACAATACAAGTCATATAATTTAGTCCTGGTACAATCAGTAGTTATACACcatacattgtaaatacagttctTTGT
Proteins encoded in this region:
- the LOC137323049 gene encoding zinc finger CCHC domain-containing protein 3-like — translated: MATRGSRAPGHGVRNTVRLTAKMCEGPTPWQQDDFVKKVLLRTCGFMPADIFCLQDSPRSSYFDVTFKNVEECLKMFQAFMGKGKEATLLLLNAEPLFALLQEKEWTLMVHMFNLHVPIVDVLMFLKRYVDGAEWSIDVTDMHRVWTSKRNIQAKLRVDADGNIIHLPSSFVIGTSRGMWCTWGSPECADPAANPGMKWPPARQRSAGTAGRSPQQTTVTTPRTTAKEKRGNPTFIKERGKTRR